The genomic region TCCTGCAACTTTTGCTGTATATCCACTTAAAAAATAATACATAGCTTGTTGTTTGTCTAATTTTGCAACTGGAGGTAAAACACCAAATGCATCAGCACATAAGAAAATAATATTTTTTGGATGACCACCTCTTAAAGTTGGAGTATGATTTTCTATATGATCTATTGGATATGAAACTCTTGTATTTTCAGTTTTTGATTTATCTGTAAAATCAACTACTCCATTTTCATCAGCAACTACATTTTCTAATATAGCTCCTTTTTTAATAGCATTAAAAATTTCAGGTTCACTATCTTTATCTAAGTTTATTACTTTTGCGTAACAACCACCTTCAAAGTTAAATACACCTTTATCATCCCAACCGTGCTCATCATCTCCAATTAATGCTCTATTTGGATCAGTTGAAAGTGTAGTTTTTCCAGTTCCAGAAAGACCAAAGAATAGAGCAGTATCACCATCCTTACCAATATTTGCTGAACAGTGCATTGGAAGTTTTCCTTCCAATGGAAGCCAGTAATTCATCATTGAGAATACACCTTTTTTCATCTCACCTGCATACCAAGTTCCACCAATGATAGCTGTATTTTCTTCAACATTAAAAATCACATAAACTTCTGAGTGTAAACCATGACTAACATAAGCCATATCTACAGTTTTACAAGCATTATATATTGTAAATTCTGGTTTAAAATTAGCCAATTCTTCTTGTGTTGGAAGAATAAACATATTTTGAATAAAATGAGCTTGCCAAGCAACTTCAGTTATAAATCTAACTGCTCTTCTTGAGTCTAAAGATGAACC from Arcobacter lacus harbors:
- the pckA gene encoding phosphoenolpyruvate carboxykinase (ATP), which translates into the protein MSNIKDSLGLENVGIVHRNLDVDSLIKFAIEKEGAKVSSTGALMIDTGIFTGRSPKDKFFVNQDPSNKYIAWGEINRKVSKEVYGDLLKTSKKQLSNKDIFVTDVYCGSSLDSRRAVRFITEVAWQAHFIQNMFILPTQEELANFKPEFTIYNACKTVDMAYVSHGLHSEVYVIFNVEENTAIIGGTWYAGEMKKGVFSMMNYWLPLEGKLPMHCSANIGKDGDTALFFGLSGTGKTTLSTDPNRALIGDDEHGWDDKGVFNFEGGCYAKVINLDKDSEPEIFNAIKKGAILENVVADENGVVDFTDKSKTENTRVSYPIDHIENHTPTLRGGHPKNIIFLCADAFGVLPPVAKLDKQQAMYYFLSGYTAKVAGTERGINEPIATFSSCFGEAFLPLNPTVYAELLGKKIDKHNVNVYLVNTGWTGGAYGVGKRMSIKNTRACINAILDGSIEDSEFETMSIFNLSIPKTLKGVDTEVLNPRNTWQDKSSYDETKTKLASMYIENFKKYLTLESEYDFTAAGPNL